A section of the Streptococcus oriscaviae genome encodes:
- a CDS encoding B3/B4 domain-containing protein gives MSQFIVDSSFWNLFPDAKIGVLLLKDYVNSPESPAAVVQLLEDSIPLAQGHLTEDVFSENEVIQIYRKAYQQFKTKKGARSSIEALLKRSTSNNPVRSINPLVDIYNAASLRYALPVGAEDIDTFVGDLRLTITDGGDEFYLIGDDTNQPTLAGELCYKDEKGAVCRCFNWRDGERTMITDQTKNAFLVIELLDTNRLPALKEALDFIEQHAQDYLQAKTSQFILDVNQPCLDL, from the coding sequence ATGAGCCAATTTATCGTTGATTCGTCCTTCTGGAATCTTTTTCCAGATGCTAAAATCGGTGTCCTGTTGCTCAAGGACTATGTTAATAGCCCAGAGTCGCCAGCAGCTGTCGTGCAATTGCTAGAAGACAGTATTCCTTTGGCGCAAGGTCATCTGACAGAAGATGTTTTTAGTGAAAATGAGGTTATCCAAATCTATCGCAAGGCTTATCAGCAGTTTAAAACGAAAAAAGGGGCGCGTTCCAGTATTGAAGCCTTGCTCAAGCGCTCAACCAGCAACAATCCAGTCAGAAGTATCAATCCTCTAGTAGACATTTACAACGCTGCCAGTCTTCGCTATGCCCTGCCTGTTGGTGCAGAAGACATCGATACCTTTGTTGGTGATTTACGCCTGACCATCACTGATGGAGGAGATGAGTTTTACTTGATTGGCGACGATACCAATCAGCCAACCTTGGCAGGAGAACTCTGTTATAAGGATGAAAAAGGCGCTGTCTGCCGCTGCTTTAACTGGAGGGACGGGGAGCGCACCATGATTACCGATCAGACAAAAAATGCCTTTCTGGTTATTGAATTGTTAGATACGAATCGCCTGCCTGCTCTCAAGGAAGCACTTGATTTTATTGAGCAACACGCTCAAGACTACCTGCAAGCTAAAACCAGCCAATTTATTTTGGATGTCAATCAGCCTTGCCTTGACTTATAA